A window from Streptomyces sp. NBC_00271 encodes these proteins:
- a CDS encoding cold-shock protein — MAQGTVKWFNAEKGYGFIAVDGGADVFVHYSAIQMDGYRTLEEGQRVDFEISQGQKGPQADMVRLATS, encoded by the coding sequence ATGGCTCAGGGCACCGTCAAGTGGTTCAACGCGGAGAAGGGGTACGGCTTCATCGCGGTCGACGGTGGTGCGGATGTATTCGTCCACTACAGCGCGATTCAGATGGACGGCTACCGCACCCTGGAAGAGGGTCAGCGGGTCGATTTCGAGATCTCGCAGGGCCAGAAAGGGCCGCAGGCGGACATGGTCCGACTCGCGACCAGCTGA